Genomic DNA from Hordeum vulgare subsp. vulgare chromosome 2H, MorexV3_pseudomolecules_assembly, whole genome shotgun sequence:
AAGTGACTTGAATCAAAAAAAATTGGAAGAGTTAAAGTTAATATAaaattgagtcacttattttggaagAGTATATTTTTGCATTTCCAAACAGCCAAAATGGGTTCAGTCACTTATTTTGGAAGAGTATATTTTTGCATTTCCAAACAGCCAAAATGGGTTCGTAATATTCAATAGAGGATAAACCTTGATTGGAAGTGTCGGTCAGACAGTCATTATTCTGACGTTAAACGCCATGGATAGTACTGTATTCAGACAGTCATCTTTTCCTTTTACAGAATTGACTGACTTAATCTAGAACAGGTGTTGTAACTTCTAAATTTTATTCGTCCTTAGAATGAATGAAGAGACCTTCCACCCAATTCAAAAACAAATGGCATGGTCATAGAAGCAACGAAGCGAGTAAATAAGCAACAGAGAAGATGTCATGTGCCATGCAGGAAAGCGTTgtgggtgagacatgcatgtgcTGATAAGAAAGTCTGCCAGCATTGGAGAAACTGGTGGTTTCATTTAAGAGGGATCTGAAGGTTTGCTGAAGCGTAGCTAGGCCAAATAGATCCCATGGAATGAAAACCCAGATTCGCATATCTTGCTTAAGAGCTATACCAGAAGTTCGAATCCATATGTAAAGCACTGCCTAATTTCAGGGACAGCTGGGTTTTCTTGGGTATTATGCCGTTCTATCTGGTGTTTTTCATATGAACAAGCAGATCATTGCAAGACATCAAGTTAATATATATGAAAGCCACAAGCAAGTCATAAAATTAAAGGTACATCAGCTAGATAATGCTACCCAACCTAATCTACTGATACCGAAAGCAAGTAAGTACCAAGCTGTGATATAGTTTACTTTAGCTGGTGCCAGGGTCAAGGACTGGAAGCCTACAGTAAAAGCTAATGGATTTGTCCGTCAACCGTGTTCCTGGAATGAAATACTGGAATATCACTGTCAAGCAAGCACCATTAGGAGCAATACCTATACAAAAAATCAAGTAAATAGTTAATGCAAATTTAGATGATTGATCAACAGGTTTAAAGAAACGGCTGAAAAACAAACCGTAGAAAGTACAATCTGGCTTGGCCAAATGACATTGTAGGCTTTTAACTAGGTGCTTCATACTCACTTGCTGCAAGAAAACAGAATGACAGACACCTGTGAACATCAGACATGAAAAGAATAAAATGATGAATGAATAAATAAATGAAGCTTAGGAGCAATACCACTGACAGTGCTTCCCCTCTCTCAACCGCCATTTCCATACGAATGGTAGCACTCACATTTTGATCAACAACAGGTGCATTTGCTGAAATAGAAAACATCGTTATACAAAAGTGAAGTGATTTGAGCACTAATGACACCTACTTTGGAATTTAAGAAAGCTAATGCTGAATGCTGATTGCAGGAAACCGTAGTTTACCACGAGCACCAAGAATCCGAAGCCTTTTGAATTCTGAACCAACGGTAACAAGAGAAGTTGAAACTTGTAGATGGAGATCACCATATTGGGTAACAGTTACAGACAGCAGATCACCAATGTTTTTTAGACGATCCACCAAGTTCTGTAACTGTTGCAGATCTGGAACCTGGACCAGAGTCTGCAGAAAGATAAATTTCTTCTAATAAGCATCTGACAGTAGAAAGATAACATAAACCAAGTATGAAAACCTACAAGGACCGCTAATAGCTAACAACAGTAAAATAAATTTCTTCTAACAATCATCCAAGTTGAAGATATCTTTAAGATCAAAAGCAGTACAGACCTCTGAGTAGATACATATATTTCACCGAAGAAAAATACTTAGCATTAAAAAGAACATCTGAACTATAGGAACTAATAAGAACTACTCAATAGGCATCGTTGCTATTTTTACACTTTATACTTCTGTAATCATTTGTTgactattgttagtatgaatcacATCCTGTCCAGTTTCTTGCTAGAAGATAGATAATTTTAGTAATTTTCCGAAGGTATAACAATGCAAGATAGGAATATCCACATCAATTAAAATGGGACTAGACGTCTAGATCAGTGCTTCAAATAATGGGACACAATAAAACTTTATTGTCTGCAAACTAAACAGATTTGCTATCAGTAAATTATGTGAATACGCCATTCACAGATTCACATTTCTGATATTCCTACATTTCAGATTTTAATTATCTGTTGACTATAAATGGATATATTGTGCTGTATCTTGGTGGAACATGGATATCTGAGGATTTTTTTGGTGCAACAATTTAAGAGTGGTTCTGTGCATCAGATTTACATAGCCTACAGCTCTAAACAAGTGCTTCAAAAAATGAGACGCGGAAACATGATCAAACTTCATCATGTTAAAGCTAAATTTCTTTACTACTGGCAAATTATGTGAATATCAAGTTCACAGGTTCAACAAAGACAATGTGGTTTGGAAGATGGATCCAGGTAATTACTAATTCTATGACTCAGCCTGTATGAACTGGTACCTAATTTTGTTTCCGCGCTCCAGCATCACAATTTAGCCATCAGAAGTTGCATAGCCACTACCAGCTTCCATTTGACTGATTTTTTTCACATTTGGACAGCTAGAGTAGATTATGTTGTGAAAACATTCAAACAGATGAACAATAGGACGCTTTTGTGCTGATGGCTGGTAAGAAACTGGAAAATGACATGTGAGAGCACCAGACCTCAGGAAGCTCTTGGGCGGCGTCAAGTGCATCCTGCAAGCGCGCAACATCGGAACGTGACA
This window encodes:
- the LOC123427310 gene encoding uncharacterized protein LOC123427310 encodes the protein MKFKASFTDDGISLLDKRFLPAIDKVGRVCHVYLTPTHAMLLHNLLGSAGPEGDGPQCVAQFAKDLLFREYNVSSRDGNRVAFSVDVALLHRAIRSALAVHAQSPADGDAPAAIQVKLVNKQTPGSRSAAPFLTFETKGARSAVVQDVPISKPLSRSDVARLQDALDAAQELPETLVQVPDLQQLQNLVDRLKNIGDLLSVTVTQYGDLHLQVSTSLVTVGSEFKRLRILGARANAPVVDQNVSATIRMEMAVERGEALSVQVSMKHLVKSLQCHLAKPDCTFYGIAPNGACLTVIFQYFIPGTRLTDKSISFYCRLPVLDPGTS